A single genomic interval of Nocardioides palaemonis harbors:
- a CDS encoding 50S ribosomal protein L25/general stress protein Ctc, translating into MSAPEKIAAEARTEFGKGAARRIRREHKIPAVVYGHGNEPTHLILPGHQTMMALKHGGANALLALQIDGSEQLALTKDVQIDPIRRVIEHIDFVSVKRGEKVTVDVPVHVVGEAGPDTLVVTENAVVSVEAEATHIPEAFEVSVEGAEVGTQVLAKDLDLPSGVTLLADEELLIVNVTEQISAEALEAELAEAEADAGIEHDPSDEEIAEAQEEAKAEDAAQDAEGSDSE; encoded by the coding sequence ATGTCTGCCCCCGAGAAGATCGCCGCCGAGGCCCGCACCGAGTTCGGCAAGGGCGCCGCCCGCCGGATCCGCCGCGAGCACAAGATCCCGGCCGTCGTCTACGGCCACGGCAACGAGCCGACCCACCTCATCCTGCCCGGCCACCAGACCATGATGGCCCTCAAGCACGGCGGTGCGAACGCGCTCCTCGCGCTGCAGATCGACGGCAGCGAGCAGCTCGCCCTGACCAAGGACGTGCAGATCGACCCGATCCGCCGCGTCATCGAGCACATCGACTTCGTCTCCGTGAAGCGCGGCGAGAAGGTCACCGTCGACGTCCCCGTGCACGTCGTCGGCGAGGCCGGCCCGGACACGCTGGTCGTGACCGAGAACGCCGTCGTCTCCGTCGAGGCCGAGGCCACCCACATCCCGGAGGCCTTCGAGGTCTCCGTCGAGGGCGCCGAGGTCGGCACCCAGGTCCTCGCCAAGGACCTCGACCTCCCGTCCGGCGTCACCCTGCTCGCCGACGAGGAGCTGCTCATCGTCAACGTGACCGAGCAGATCTCCGCCGAGGCGCTCGAGGCCGAGCTGGCCGAGGCCGAGGCCGACGCCGGCATCGAGCACGACCCGTCCGACGAGGAGATCGCCGAGGCGCAGGAGGAGGCCAAGGCCGAGGACGCCGCCCAGGACGCCGAGGGCTCCGACTCCGAGTGA